The genome window GGTTGGCAAGTCGCAGGCGCGTATCGAACATGGTCACGAGCACGCCTTCAATCTCCAGATCCGGATTCAGATTGTGTCGGACGATTTTGATCGTATTGAGTAATTGGCCGAGTCCTTCCAGCGCGTAGTACTCGGCTTGCACCGGAATCAGGACGGAATCGGCTGCGGTCAGCGCGTTGAGGGTCAAAAGACCGAGCGACGGAGGGCAATCAATGATGATAAAGTCGTACGTGTGCTGGATTCGCCCCAGTGCGCGTTTCAAGATGCGCTCGCGATCCGGCACGTCAACCATCTCGATTTCCGCTCCGACGAGATTGATATGGCTGGGAACGGCGTCGAGGAACGGCATATCCGTTGACACGATCGCATCATCAAGGCTCGAGGATCCTATCAGGACCTCGTAACTTGTCCGAAGAGCTGTGCGCGAGTCGATACCGACGCCGGATGTACCGTTCGCCTGCGGGTCGAAGTCGATGAGGAGCGTCGGGTGCTCAGTGGCTGCCAGGGAGCATGCCAGATTGACGGACGTGGTAGTTTTCCCAACGCCGCCTTTCTGGTTTGCGACTGCGATTGTCTTAGCCATCAAAGACCATTTGCCGGTGGCAATGCCGGCTCGAGGCGGGGGAATCGGGACCGCGACTCATTCCCGATAGTCCCGGGTCGAACGCGACGTA of Rhodothermales bacterium contains these proteins:
- a CDS encoding ParA family protein; its protein translation is MAKTIAVANQKGGVGKTTTSVNLACSLAATEHPTLLIDFDPQANGTSGVGIDSRTALRTSYEVLIGSSSLDDAIVSTDMPFLDAVPSHINLVGAEIEMVDVPDRERILKRALGRIQHTYDFIIIDCPPSLGLLTLNALTAADSVLIPVQAEYYALEGLGQLLNTIKIVRHNLNPDLEIEGVLVTMFDTRLRLANQVADEVRRYFGDRVFRTIVQRNVRLSEAPSFGKPVLLYDATSTGSRNYIGLAKEVLHNNRRMLESESQISETVQPNAD